The genomic segment CGCGGATTCAACTAGTAAGTGCAACGTTCATTGAAATGGGTGGGGAGCGGCGAAACTAGCTGCACCTTATCCGACCAAGAACGAGGTTGCACCTATGACGTATCACCAACTCACCCAAGAGGAACGATACACCATCAACGCCTTGAGAGTAGCCAAATACTCTCAAGCCGAGATCGCTCGCCAAATTGGCAAACACCCAAGCACCGTCAGTCGTGAGCTTCGCCGGAACCTGACTACTCACCGAGCGCAGTACCGGCCAGAGAAGGCTCACAGTTACGCCGTGGCTCGACGTCGGCGCTGCCGTCGCGGCTCTCACTACTCCGACGCTCAGCGCGCTCAGGTCTTTAGCCTCATCCGCAGGAAGTTCAGCGCTGAGCAAATCAGCGGCATCCTCAAACGCTTCAAGCTCCTTGAAATCAGCACCGAGACCATCTACCGCTGGCTGCGTCGCGACAAGGCCAGCGGCGGTGAGTTGGTATCGCACACACGCATCATGTCCAAGAACGGTCGCAAACGCTACCGATCCAAGGATTCAAGGGGTGTTCTGGCCGGCAAGCGCCATATCAGCGAGCGACCACAGGAGGCCAACTTGCGCATCGCGATCGGTCACTGGGAAGGCGATACCGTCATCGGCAAAGACCTGCGCCACTGCCTGCTTACTCTGGTCGAGCGCGTCAGTGGCTTTGCCATCGTCATGAAGCTCAAGGCTCGCACCAAAGAAGAAGTCATCTGCGCTGCCAAGGTCGCCATCGCCAAGTACGAGCGTCAATTCAAAACGCTCAGCCTGGACAACGGAACGGAGTTCCACGACTACGCAAAGCTAGAGGAACACTTCAATCTCAAGTGCTACTTCGCCACCCCTTATCATTCCTGGGAGCGTGGCACCAACGAGAACTTCAACGGCCTGCTACGTCAATACGTACCAAAGGGAGTCTGCATGCAACATCTCACTCAAAAGCAGTGCGATCACTTCGCCAGCGAACTCAATAACAGGCCACGCAAACGCCACAATTTCCTGACGCCTTCCGAAGTCTTCTTCGGACGTACTAGCGTTGCACTTGCTGGTTGAATCTGGGCCCCAAAGAACAGACGCCATGCAAGTCTCCACATACTCCGACATCAAGGCCTTAGTGCTACGCCGCTACCTAGACTTTGCAATGAGTCGTGGCATCGCCAAAGGGTGGTCTATAGAGCAAGTTGTTGGAAGCGTTGCATACGAGCTTGAGAACGCAT from the Aquabacterium sp. NJ1 genome contains:
- a CDS encoding IS30 family transposase, encoding MTYHQLTQEERYTINALRVAKYSQAEIARQIGKHPSTVSRELRRNLTTHRAQYRPEKAHSYAVARRRRCRRGSHYSDAQRAQVFSLIRRKFSAEQISGILKRFKLLEISTETIYRWLRRDKASGGELVSHTRIMSKNGRKRYRSKDSRGVLAGKRHISERPQEANLRIAIGHWEGDTVIGKDLRHCLLTLVERVSGFAIVMKLKARTKEEVICAAKVAIAKYERQFKTLSLDNGTEFHDYAKLEEHFNLKCYFATPYHSWERGTNENFNGLLRQYVPKGVCMQHLTQKQCDHFASELNNRPRKRHNFLTPSEVFFGRTSVALAG